One stretch of Paenibacillus sp. FSL R5-0341 DNA includes these proteins:
- the glgB gene encoding 1,4-alpha-glucan branching protein GlgB has translation MAIQPLAHPDILPEHIYLFHEGNLHHSYRMLGAQPETCDGHQGYRFTVWAPNAAEVGLALDRNDWKGEQEPLYKIPESGFWSRFFPEISEGTLYKFRILTEDGTELLKADPYAFQAEVRPQTASVTSSIEGYKWNDGAWRRKQRAMYNKPLHIYEMHMGTWKRKEDGSLYSYREMADLLVPYLLEMKYTHVEMMPLSEHPYDLSWGYQNTGFYAPTSRYGQPKDLMYLVDTLHQAGIGVLLDWVPAHFAKDAHGLRMFDGTPLYEYADPMLAEKPGWGTLSFDYSKPEIRSFLISNALYWMEMYHFDGLRVDAVTSMLRLDFEKQPGQYRTNDEGGLENKEAVAFLQQLNETVFKYFPYALMMAEESSAWPMVTLPVDEGGLGFNYKWNMGWMNDTLDYMESDFHERPSKHHLLTFPVVYSFAENYVLPLSHDEVVHGKKSLLDKMPGTYEQKFAGMRAFLGYFMTFPGKKLLFMGGDFGQFIEWKDEDQLDWFLLDYDSHRNLHKFERELSNLYLSEKALWELDHSLDGYEWITPDDQDQSVISYVRKGKKPADTLLVLINFQPVKRERYRIGVMRPGMYTEVLNSDHSVYGGSGIINDMQLPTEKIPFHGHPHSLELILPPLSIVILKKNTRRKTDESPASITSVSSKTKNKNENNTLKPKRRTKA, from the coding sequence TTGGCCATTCAACCGTTAGCACACCCGGACATATTGCCGGAGCATATTTATTTATTTCATGAAGGTAACCTTCATCACAGTTATCGAATGTTAGGCGCACAGCCTGAGACTTGCGACGGCCATCAGGGGTATCGCTTTACCGTATGGGCACCAAATGCCGCAGAAGTGGGACTAGCTCTGGACCGTAATGATTGGAAAGGCGAACAGGAACCTTTATATAAGATACCCGAATCAGGATTTTGGAGTCGTTTTTTTCCGGAAATCAGTGAAGGAACTTTATACAAGTTCCGTATATTAACGGAAGATGGAACAGAATTGCTCAAAGCGGACCCTTATGCGTTTCAAGCGGAGGTTAGACCTCAGACAGCCTCTGTCACCAGTTCAATCGAAGGTTACAAATGGAATGATGGAGCCTGGAGACGTAAACAACGTGCCATGTATAACAAACCTCTACATATTTACGAAATGCATATGGGAACCTGGAAGCGCAAAGAAGATGGTAGCCTCTACAGTTATCGCGAGATGGCGGACTTGCTCGTTCCTTACTTATTAGAAATGAAATATACACATGTTGAGATGATGCCTCTCAGTGAGCATCCCTATGACCTTTCGTGGGGATACCAGAACACAGGATTCTACGCGCCAACGAGCCGTTACGGGCAACCGAAAGATCTGATGTATCTTGTGGATACACTGCATCAGGCTGGAATAGGCGTACTCCTGGATTGGGTGCCTGCACATTTTGCCAAAGATGCTCATGGGTTGCGTATGTTCGATGGAACACCTTTATATGAGTATGCAGACCCGATGTTAGCGGAGAAACCAGGCTGGGGTACACTCAGCTTTGATTACTCGAAACCTGAGATTCGTTCCTTTCTGATCTCCAATGCATTGTATTGGATGGAGATGTATCATTTTGACGGACTGCGTGTTGATGCGGTTACGAGTATGCTTCGGCTTGATTTTGAAAAGCAACCAGGACAATACCGTACCAATGATGAAGGGGGTCTTGAGAACAAGGAAGCTGTAGCCTTTTTGCAGCAGCTGAATGAGACGGTATTCAAGTATTTCCCTTATGCATTGATGATGGCTGAAGAATCCAGTGCATGGCCAATGGTGACGTTACCTGTAGATGAGGGTGGTCTGGGTTTCAACTACAAATGGAACATGGGCTGGATGAACGATACGCTTGATTACATGGAATCTGATTTTCATGAGCGTCCTTCCAAACATCATTTGCTGACTTTCCCGGTCGTATACTCCTTTGCTGAAAATTATGTGCTACCTCTGTCTCATGACGAGGTTGTTCATGGCAAAAAGTCGCTCCTCGACAAGATGCCAGGAACCTATGAGCAGAAATTTGCCGGCATGCGTGCTTTTCTGGGCTATTTTATGACTTTCCCAGGAAAAAAGCTGTTGTTTATGGGGGGAGACTTTGGCCAGTTCATCGAATGGAAAGATGAGGATCAACTGGATTGGTTCTTGCTGGATTATGACAGTCACCGCAATTTGCATAAGTTTGAGCGTGAGCTGTCTAACCTGTACTTGAGCGAAAAAGCTTTGTGGGAGCTTGATCATTCCTTGGACGGTTATGAATGGATCACTCCGGATGATCAGGACCAGAGTGTCATTTCATATGTACGCAAAGGAAAAAAACCTGCGGATACACTCCTTGTGCTCATTAACTTTCAGCCGGTCAAGCGGGAGCGTTACCGGATTGGTGTCATGCGTCCCGGTATGTATACCGAAGTTCTGAACAGTGACCATTCCGTTTACGGCGGTTCAGGCATAATTAATGATATGCAACTGCCTACCGAAAAGATTCCTTTTCATGGGCATCCGCATAGTCTCGAATTGATTTTGCCTCCACTGAGCATCGTGATACTAAAAAAGAACACGCGCCGGAAAACGGATGAATCGCCTGCGAGTATTACTTCCGTCAGTTCAAAAACGAAAAATAAGAATGAAAACAACACGCTGAAACCGAAGAGGAGGACGAAGGCATGA
- a CDS encoding glucose-1-phosphate adenylyltransferase codes for MFNKDCIAMLLAGGEGKRLAPLTSSIAKPAVPFGGHYRIIDFPLSNCVNSGIDTVGVLTQYQAESLHDHIGGGEPWGHGQSSEAGISLLPSYHTGNDEYLGTADAIYKNIDYIDQQNPENVLILSGDHIYHMNYREMLEAHQANNAAATISVMEVPWDEAHRFGIMAADADLRVTEFAEKPAEPKSNLASMGIYMFKWEYLKRHLLEDAANPESSHDFGKDVIPQMLNENNPLFVYNFNGYWKDVGTVKSLWDAHMDLLHNDEDWSLQKENWPMFTRDWRSKPSAYKARHTKIEHVTSMIHDSCAIEGHAERSVIFCGAEVGKGSEVIDSVVMPNARVGRGVHIERAIIGEGAIIKDGAIVKGTADEIVVVGPNEIVSAKPAVRTQPVRILKEVYEKSGRLRAGELSS; via the coding sequence ATGTTTAATAAAGATTGCATCGCTATGCTGTTGGCGGGAGGAGAAGGGAAACGATTAGCCCCTTTAACCTCAAGTATCGCAAAACCCGCTGTACCGTTTGGCGGGCACTACCGAATCATCGATTTTCCTCTCAGTAACTGCGTTAACTCAGGGATCGACACTGTAGGTGTACTAACGCAGTATCAAGCGGAATCATTACATGATCATATCGGTGGAGGAGAACCATGGGGACATGGTCAGTCAAGTGAGGCAGGAATCTCCTTGCTTCCATCTTATCATACAGGAAATGACGAATACTTGGGAACGGCGGATGCTATTTATAAAAATATCGACTATATTGACCAACAAAACCCCGAAAATGTTCTAATTTTGTCGGGTGACCATATTTATCATATGAATTATCGCGAAATGTTGGAGGCTCATCAAGCCAATAATGCCGCAGCAACGATCTCGGTGATGGAAGTTCCATGGGATGAAGCACATCGCTTTGGGATCATGGCTGCGGATGCTGATCTGCGTGTAACCGAGTTTGCCGAAAAACCGGCAGAACCAAAAAGTAATCTGGCTTCAATGGGTATTTACATGTTCAAATGGGAGTATCTGAAGCGCCATCTCTTGGAAGATGCTGCTAATCCTGAATCCAGCCATGACTTCGGTAAAGATGTGATTCCTCAGATGTTGAACGAGAACAATCCCCTCTTTGTCTATAACTTTAATGGTTATTGGAAAGATGTAGGCACGGTTAAGAGCCTTTGGGATGCACATATGGATCTGTTGCACAACGATGAAGACTGGAGTCTTCAAAAAGAAAACTGGCCAATGTTTACTCGCGACTGGCGTTCCAAGCCAAGTGCCTACAAGGCAAGACATACGAAGATTGAACATGTGACTTCCATGATTCATGACTCTTGTGCCATTGAAGGTCATGCCGAACGTTCTGTAATCTTCTGCGGTGCTGAAGTGGGTAAAGGCTCTGAGGTTATAGACAGTGTCGTTATGCCTAACGCACGTGTAGGCCGTGGCGTTCACATCGAACGCGCCATCATTGGTGAAGGTGCGATTATCAAAGACGGTGCAATTGTGAAGGGTACAGCGGATGAAATTGTTGTCGTTGGGCCTAACGAGATTGTTTCTGCCAAGCCGGCTGTCCGCACACAACCTGTTCGTATCTTGAAAGAAGTATATGAAAAAAGTGGGCGCCTGCGTGCTGGTGAACTTTCTTCATAA
- a CDS encoding HAMP domain-containing sensor histidine kinase, protein MIKKGITRQIVLHYFFVVFLALLLVEFVFMLAVQRYYYESIYNTISTHISNSKDFFEPIARENNTEDGNNLSRLIVNLALSNTELEILDLNGRVLASSTAFESDRAVLQTSDIMQALNGDMGRWIGRQPGTGESVMAVSHKFDLGGENTYVIRYLTSLEDVNSKLLNMGLLAAAVGVAVLAIVLIISIGMANSIVRPINNITAVSAQMARGRLDVRVKGNYKHELGELASTLNFMAHEIVRSNQIKDDFISSISHELRTPLTSIKGWSETLDSGGYDPEETRIGMGIISKETERLIGLVEEMLDFSKLQQNQMKLVKGTVNIREIVQETMLNVWAKAEQKQVHLKLETDETRAYNVHGDGNRLKQVFLNVVDNAIKFSHENSWIFLSVKEENGQIIAAVQDTGIGISEEHLIKVRDRFFQVNHQNGGTGLGLAITQELVELHEGTITMQSELGSGTTVTVTLPAVAEEMGTEESVTQSGDAEVTEERIASDVKLDDLKNS, encoded by the coding sequence ATGATTAAAAAAGGCATTACACGGCAGATCGTACTACACTATTTCTTTGTAGTTTTTCTTGCTCTGCTGTTGGTCGAATTCGTATTTATGTTGGCAGTACAAAGGTATTATTATGAAAGTATCTACAATACGATTAGTACCCATATCTCCAATTCAAAGGACTTTTTCGAGCCAATCGCTCGTGAGAATAACACGGAGGACGGAAATAACCTGTCCAGACTGATTGTGAATTTGGCATTGTCCAATACTGAATTGGAAATTTTGGATCTGAACGGGCGCGTATTGGCGAGTTCGACTGCTTTTGAATCTGACCGTGCTGTGTTGCAAACCAGTGATATTATGCAGGCTTTGAACGGGGATATGGGACGCTGGATTGGAAGACAACCAGGTACTGGGGAATCCGTCATGGCCGTTTCACACAAGTTTGATCTGGGCGGCGAAAATACTTATGTAATTCGATATCTGACATCACTCGAGGATGTAAACTCCAAGCTGCTAAATATGGGATTGCTAGCCGCTGCGGTCGGTGTTGCCGTGCTTGCGATTGTGTTAATTATCAGTATTGGTATGGCGAATTCCATTGTGCGTCCAATCAACAACATCACTGCAGTATCCGCTCAAATGGCTAGGGGACGGCTCGATGTCAGGGTTAAGGGAAACTATAAGCACGAACTGGGCGAACTGGCATCGACGCTTAACTTCATGGCACATGAAATTGTGCGCAGTAATCAGATCAAGGATGATTTTATCTCTTCGATCTCACATGAATTAAGAACACCCCTGACCAGTATTAAGGGCTGGAGTGAGACACTTGACTCAGGCGGTTATGATCCGGAAGAAACCCGAATTGGGATGGGTATCATTTCCAAGGAAACCGAACGACTGATTGGACTTGTTGAAGAGATGCTGGATTTCTCCAAATTGCAGCAGAACCAGATGAAGCTGGTCAAAGGAACCGTCAACATTCGTGAAATTGTACAGGAAACGATGTTGAATGTCTGGGCCAAAGCGGAACAAAAACAGGTTCATCTTAAGTTGGAAACGGATGAGACTCGTGCTTATAATGTCCATGGAGACGGCAACAGACTAAAACAAGTCTTCCTGAACGTTGTGGATAATGCAATCAAATTTTCACATGAAAATTCCTGGATCTTTTTGTCCGTCAAAGAGGAGAATGGTCAGATTATTGCAGCTGTTCAGGACACAGGCATCGGAATCAGTGAGGAACACCTTATTAAAGTGCGGGACCGCTTCTTCCAGGTCAATCATCAAAATGGGGGAACGGGACTGGGGCTTGCGATTACGCAGGAACTGGTGGAACTGCATGAGGGAACCATCACGATGCAAAGTGAACTCGGATCGGGGACAACCGTTACGGTTACGTTACCCGCTGTGGCTGAGGAGATGGGGACAGAGGAATCTGTCACACAGTCTGGTGATGCTGAAGTTACAGAAGAGCGAATAGCAAGCGATGTGAAATTAGATGATCTGAAAAATTCTTAA
- a CDS encoding response regulator transcription factor, with protein MSKVLILEDEESIRSFIVINLKRNGFEVLEAGDGHEALRILQTVPDIDLALLDVMVPGIDGFEVCRRIRETNERLGIIFLTAKVQEQDKVYALSVGADDHVSKPFSPTELIARIQSLLRRVNVHRETAAKVTFQSGPFSLDLISKQFKKQNEAIELTPTEFSLIQFFLEKENTPLSRDVLLDHVWGKEYMGDPKIVDVNIRRLRQKIENNPSEPEYLQTVWGHGYKWKGREQ; from the coding sequence ATGAGTAAAGTACTTATTCTTGAGGATGAAGAATCCATCCGCAGTTTTATAGTGATTAATCTAAAGAGAAACGGATTCGAAGTGCTTGAAGCGGGTGACGGCCACGAAGCGCTTCGTATACTGCAAACGGTACCGGATATTGATCTGGCTCTGCTGGATGTCATGGTACCAGGTATCGATGGATTCGAAGTGTGTCGCCGAATCCGTGAAACCAATGAACGTCTGGGTATTATTTTCTTAACAGCGAAAGTTCAGGAACAGGATAAAGTATATGCACTCTCCGTTGGTGCAGATGATCACGTAAGCAAGCCTTTCAGCCCAACAGAGCTGATTGCGCGTATTCAGTCTTTGTTACGTCGTGTGAACGTGCACCGGGAAACTGCGGCTAAGGTTACGTTCCAGTCCGGACCATTTTCACTGGATCTGATCTCGAAACAGTTCAAAAAACAGAATGAAGCCATTGAGTTAACTCCAACGGAGTTTTCCTTGATTCAGTTTTTCCTGGAAAAAGAAAATACACCGCTCAGCCGCGATGTGTTGTTAGATCACGTATGGGGCAAAGAGTACATGGGTGATCCCAAAATTGTGGATGTGAACATTCGTCGTCTCCGTCAAAAAATTGAGAACAATCCTTCCGAGCCCGAATACCTGCAGACTGTATGGGGTCACGGGTACAAATGGAAGGGCCGGGAGCAATGA
- a CDS encoding ATP-binding cassette domain-containing protein produces the protein MIRVENLSKSVGVDRVPVLRDIRFDMQQGEMIAVVGSSGSGKSMLLKCLAMMEKWDSGRFTVDGAEILKEGWSGKRKIKREWAYLEQNPELFPRRTALKNVLIGRSGQTPVWRMVTGMVRSDDYMGAMDYLENLGLLDKAHQIAEKLSGGEKQRVAIARALAHGAKVVLADEPVIGLDPHTADSVLETLRKLCEEERATVIAVLPIELAEKHATRIWGLADGKIAFDIRGRRLTQQEKNQI, from the coding sequence ATGATCAGAGTAGAGAACTTGAGTAAATCCGTTGGCGTGGACCGCGTTCCCGTTCTACGGGATATTCGATTTGATATGCAACAAGGTGAGATGATTGCTGTAGTTGGCTCAAGCGGTAGTGGGAAAAGCATGTTGCTCAAATGTTTGGCCATGATGGAAAAATGGGATTCCGGCCGGTTTACGGTGGATGGTGCCGAGATTTTGAAAGAAGGCTGGTCCGGAAAACGGAAAATCAAACGGGAATGGGCATACTTGGAACAAAATCCAGAATTATTTCCTAGACGTACAGCTCTTAAAAATGTATTAATCGGACGATCAGGTCAGACTCCCGTATGGAGAATGGTAACCGGTATGGTACGTTCCGATGATTATATGGGTGCGATGGATTATCTCGAAAACTTGGGATTACTCGATAAAGCACATCAGATTGCAGAGAAGCTGAGTGGCGGTGAGAAGCAACGTGTTGCCATTGCAAGAGCGCTTGCTCATGGTGCCAAAGTGGTTTTGGCTGATGAACCTGTGATTGGTCTGGATCCTCACACAGCGGATTCCGTGCTGGAAACGCTGCGTAAATTATGTGAAGAAGAACGTGCAACAGTTATTGCAGTACTGCCTATTGAACTTGCTGAGAAACATGCCACACGGATCTGGGGATTGGCAGATGGCAAGATTGCTTTTGATATTCGTGGACGTAGACTGACACAGCAAGAAAAAAACCAGATTTAA
- a CDS encoding MFS transporter, with product MSSITRPKLSHSTANYLILITVIVVAGISQGLLLPVLSIFLEQKGVSPGLNGLNAAALYIGSFAMTLVAERLLGALGFKKLIVGGLILVMVPLILFPYLPDIKIWFILRLVVGIGDSALHYAAQLWVLLVTAPEKRGRYISLYGMSYGLGFSIGPLGIKLLGFGDAVPFWVLFVCIAAVLLLVLMKLPDTKPEKAEHGHLPERRFRRSLAWAWYALLPALLYGYMEAGMNSNFPVYGLRIGFDTNQISSLLPFIGIGGLFLQLPLGMLSDRYGRKKVLMFAGISGGIIFMLVPVAGTHFWWTLVLLTIAGGLVGSFFSLGLAYAADILPKVLLPAANVVASFHFTIGSIIGPNLGGQMINWISPGSMFTLLGIMYLLFGAAGILFRRKPEFESVLK from the coding sequence GTGTCATCGATTACTCGTCCCAAACTATCACACTCGACAGCCAATTATCTTATTTTGATTACGGTTATTGTGGTAGCGGGAATTAGTCAGGGGCTTCTGCTGCCTGTGCTTTCGATTTTTTTGGAGCAAAAAGGGGTTTCACCAGGTTTAAACGGATTAAACGCCGCCGCGTTGTACATTGGCTCTTTTGCCATGACTCTAGTTGCGGAGCGACTATTGGGAGCACTAGGGTTCAAAAAGCTAATTGTGGGTGGCCTGATATTGGTCATGGTCCCTTTAATATTGTTTCCGTACTTACCAGATATTAAAATATGGTTCATTTTGCGTCTGGTCGTTGGAATAGGAGACAGCGCACTTCATTATGCGGCTCAGCTCTGGGTGCTGCTTGTCACTGCACCTGAAAAGCGTGGACGCTACATATCGCTATATGGCATGTCTTATGGTCTGGGATTCAGCATTGGTCCACTGGGCATCAAGCTGCTTGGATTCGGCGATGCTGTGCCTTTCTGGGTGTTGTTCGTATGTATTGCCGCAGTTCTTTTACTAGTATTAATGAAGCTTCCGGATACGAAGCCGGAAAAAGCAGAACATGGCCATCTGCCCGAACGTCGCTTCCGTCGTAGTCTGGCATGGGCTTGGTATGCACTGTTACCTGCACTTTTATACGGATATATGGAGGCCGGTATGAATAGTAACTTCCCCGTATACGGCTTGCGTATTGGATTCGACACCAATCAGATTTCCTCGTTGCTTCCTTTTATCGGAATTGGAGGTTTGTTCCTTCAATTACCTCTGGGTATGTTGAGTGACCGATATGGGCGAAAGAAAGTTTTAATGTTTGCGGGGATCAGCGGGGGAATTATCTTCATGCTGGTTCCAGTCGCAGGTACGCATTTTTGGTGGACGCTTGTATTGTTGACGATCGCAGGTGGCCTGGTCGGTTCATTTTTCTCACTGGGGCTTGCTTATGCCGCAGATATCCTGCCTAAAGTGTTGCTGCCTGCAGCCAACGTCGTGGCGTCCTTTCATTTCACGATTGGAAGCATTATTGGACCGAATCTGGGTGGTCAGATGATCAACTGGATTTCACCCGGAAGCATGTTCACGTTGCTGGGAATCATGTACCTTCTTTTCGGAGCGGCCGGTATATTATTTCGTCGTAAACCTGAGTTCGAATCTGTGTTAAAATAG
- a CDS encoding helix-turn-helix domain-containing protein, with the protein MAYHVKIDVSPIYEMLNSFLVYVTKKWIQHLDIGPEWILEVEGKLSSNVRAALAPAATWPFDDFDVLFAWAAYQNDTSENRDFLDMLAGMTAEDLYARVSPLLPALTIEESTRIRNSYVPLLRLWDEHYCQNMSEDQRVWLEEDAEEKRILLDKMGPELLIEYATAGVLVEPMPGLNEVILFPTVHNRPINMYCFYEGMMIMQYPVDAPEENEDQPPTCLLRFTHALADPERLRLLRYVSDEPKSLAEMCEALSKDEDTVKDQVMALRIAGLLRTHLLGSNRKEKYSIRPDGVSELNMFLESYIRI; encoded by the coding sequence ATGGCTTATCATGTTAAAATTGATGTTTCACCGATATATGAAATGCTCAACAGCTTTCTAGTTTATGTCACGAAAAAATGGATTCAGCATCTGGATATTGGTCCTGAATGGATTCTGGAAGTGGAAGGCAAACTAAGCTCCAATGTTCGAGCTGCGCTCGCACCTGCTGCCACTTGGCCTTTTGATGATTTTGATGTCTTGTTTGCATGGGCAGCCTATCAAAATGATACATCGGAGAATCGTGATTTTCTGGACATGCTTGCCGGAATGACAGCGGAAGACCTGTATGCAAGGGTCTCTCCCCTTTTGCCCGCTCTTACAATAGAAGAATCTACGCGCATTCGGAACAGTTATGTCCCATTATTGCGACTATGGGATGAACACTACTGTCAGAATATGAGTGAAGATCAGCGCGTATGGCTGGAAGAAGATGCCGAAGAAAAACGCATTTTGCTTGATAAAATGGGCCCTGAACTTCTTATTGAATACGCTACAGCCGGCGTTCTTGTTGAACCGATGCCTGGACTGAACGAAGTCATCCTCTTCCCAACGGTGCACAATCGTCCTATTAATATGTACTGCTTCTATGAGGGTATGATGATTATGCAGTATCCCGTAGATGCACCTGAAGAGAATGAAGACCAGCCGCCAACATGTCTTTTACGTTTCACCCATGCACTGGCTGATCCCGAAAGACTTCGCCTGCTTCGTTACGTATCGGATGAACCCAAATCCCTCGCTGAGATGTGTGAAGCATTGAGTAAAGACGAAGACACGGTCAAAGATCAGGTGATGGCGCTTCGTATCGCAGGCCTGCTACGCACTCATCTGCTCGGAAGTAACCGTAAAGAGAAATACAGTATTCGGCCAGATGGCGTATCTGAATTGAATATGTTCCTGGAATCCTATATTCGCATATAA
- a CDS encoding HAD family hydrolase, with protein MKIMKQHILFDLDDTLVYCNKYFNLILGEFFENMQEWFDGHSLTTQEIREKQLEIDVTGVNKLGFASHHFPQSLIDTYRYFSGKFSRLTSPREESYLSKLGMSVYDQEVEPYPHMVETLENLKGAGHSLYLYTGGETVIQQRKIDQMKLSAYFDDRIYIRQHKNIEALEGILSNGPFDRRATWMIGNSLRTDIMPAVKAGIHSIYIKQPNEWQYNIVELQPNPETSMYTITALEEVPKVIHENIQQQQQKRTLG; from the coding sequence ATGAAAATAATGAAACAACATATTTTGTTTGACCTTGATGATACACTCGTATATTGCAACAAGTATTTCAACCTGATTTTGGGGGAATTCTTCGAAAATATGCAGGAGTGGTTTGATGGACATTCTCTGACAACGCAAGAGATCCGCGAAAAACAGCTGGAGATCGATGTCACAGGAGTGAACAAACTTGGCTTTGCAAGTCATCATTTCCCGCAATCCCTGATTGATACCTATCGGTATTTCTCAGGTAAGTTCTCCAGATTAACTTCTCCCAGAGAAGAGTCCTATCTGAGCAAGTTGGGCATGAGTGTGTACGATCAGGAGGTTGAACCCTACCCTCATATGGTTGAAACGCTTGAGAACCTCAAAGGTGCTGGACATTCCCTCTACTTATATACGGGCGGCGAAACCGTGATTCAACAGCGCAAGATTGATCAGATGAAACTCTCGGCTTATTTTGATGATCGGATCTATATCCGCCAACACAAAAACATCGAGGCACTGGAAGGCATTTTGTCTAACGGTCCATTTGATCGCCGTGCAACATGGATGATTGGCAACTCATTACGGACAGATATTATGCCTGCCGTAAAAGCCGGAATTCATAGCATATATATCAAACAGCCAAATGAATGGCAGTACAACATCGTAGAACTTCAACCTAATCCGGAAACGTCGATGTATACCATCACTGCACTGGAAGAGGTTCCGAAAGTTATACACGAAAATATACAACAGCAGCAACAGAAAAGGACCCTTGGTTAA